GCGCGCATGGCTTCAAGGACTCGGCGCGGTCTATCTCGTGGGGCGTATCGTGCACGCGTTCGGCATCGAGCGGCCGAAGTTCACGATGCAGCTTATCGGCGCCCTGGTCACGTGGGCGGTGCTGCTTGCGCTGGCTGTCTGGGCGCTCTGGCTCGCTGTTCATTTTTCGACGGCTGCCTAGTTGTTGCGCGACGCATGTTGCGCGATGCACTCACGTACTCACCACTCACGCACTACTGCAGATATCGGACGATCAGCCTGGTCGCCTCGTCGACGAGCACTTCGAATGCTTCATCGGTAAGCTGTTCGGAATGGTGCAGGACGGCACTATGTGTGAGCGCTTCGATCGACGTGACGCAAACGAACGCGGCGAGTTCAAGGTCGACCTGACGAAACTCGTCGCGATGCGCGTCGAGATAAGCCCTGAACAGCGCATACGTCTCGCTGCTTAGCATTTCCATGCTCTCGGATTTACCGGTGCGCGGCATCTGCTCGGAGAGCACGCGATGTAAGGTCGGATCGATTCGATGGGCCTCGATGGCGGCGGCGATCAGCTTGCGCACCGCCTGCTCCATCGGCAGCGCCGCGACGTCGGTCAACGCACGGCGAACGACTTGCGTCAGTTCATTGCCATGACGTTCCACCACCGCCGCGACGAGTGCTTCCTTGCCCGGAAAATATTGGTAGAGCGAACCAACACTGACGCCCGCCTTTCCGGCAATCCGGTTAGTACTCGCTTTATCGAAGCCGTCCGTGACCAGAATGCGAGCAGTCGCTTCGATCAGCGCGTCGACGGTTGCGCGCGACCGCTGCTGAGTGGCGTGTTTCCTTGGTTTGGTGGGCGGTTTCCGCGCCATTTTTCGCGCTCCAAATGCGAGTAGGCAAATACGAGCTAGTACTCGTATTATGCATCTGGCCAATCGCCTGGCAACCCGAAAATCCGATTCCAGTCGAACCGTTCGTTGTGAGCGGTATAACAGGAGTGGCGTCATGACATGTCAGCCTTACTCGCAGCTGATTGCGATCAAATGCTGGGCCGACCGCGGCCTTTGCGATGTGCTAAGCGAGCAATTCGACCGGCTAGGCAAAGACGACGCTATCCTGATGCTTCGCATACTCGACCACATTCATGTGGTCGATCGGATTTTTCAGCACCATCTGCAGGGGCTGCCGCACGGCTTTCAGGCGCCGCGCTCGGACACGCTGCCGGAACTCGAGCCGCTTGCAAGAAGTATGAAAGAGGTCGACGAGTGGTACGCGTCTTATGTCGATAGTCTCGCGCGCGAAGACTTCGAGCAGCCTGTCGATTTCCTGTTTACGAGCGGAAAGCCGGCGCACATGCGGCGCGGCGAAATCGTTCTGCATGTGTGCCTGCATGGAGCCTATCACCGCGGCAATGCGGGCGCGGTGCTCCAATTGAAAGGCATTACGCCGAGCCGGGATGCGATTACGGACTTTCTTGAAGAAGCGGCGTGATGCTATTTGCGCGGCCTTGCTTTAGCGGCGCTTGGGCTGACGGTGGCTTTACGCGCTTTGTCCCGCTCGATGCTCCATTGCTCGAGCAGCGTGCGCGTCTGATCGCGTATCGTCGCCTTCAGCAGTTGAGCCTTTTCGGCGTCGATGCTTTTCCAGCGCAACGACGCAAGCGTCGAGCGATGCGCAACGTGGAAAATCACCATTTGCCCATTCAGGCTGAAGCTGCGGATCGCGGTGACCGGATCGTCGGCGGCGAGCCCGGAAATTCGCGCGATCAGTGCCGCGCACGCCTGGTTTAGCGGGTCGCGGATTTTACAAACGAGGATTTCCGACGCGCTTTCAGGTTCGTATCCGGCCTGCTCGCGCGCGAAGAACATGCGCCGGCCGGGCTTGCTGGTTTTGGCAAAGGCGGCGTCGGCGATCGCTTCCTGAATGCGCAGGAACGCATCGATCAAGGTAGCCGTGTCGGCGTTCTCGCGCAGCACGTTCTGCGCATGTTCGACGGCCGGTCCAAATGTTTTCCACGCTTCGTCGGCCAGCGCTTCGACGCATGCGCGATAGACGCCTTCCTTGTTCTCGAAGTAGTACTGCAGCGCCGGTGCGTTGACGCCGGCGCGTGCCGCGATATCGCGTGTCGAGGCGCCGTCGAAGCCGTATTCGCCAAACAGTTCGACCGCTGCATCGATGATCCGGTGGCGCGTTTCATCGCCGCGCGCATAGCCGCCATCGGGCGACCGGCGCAGCTTCTTTGCGGGGTTCATGCATTTTTCTCCGTTGCTCCCGAGAAATATAACACTTGACACAATTTTATCGGCTGGAATAATTATGCCAGTTGGAAAAAATTGGACCAAAATAATGTCAACAACCGCAGGCTCTCCTAACCGCCCTGTTCCGGCTGAACCCGCTAAAGGCTCTTCTGCCGCAGGCGCAAGGCGTCCCAGCCGGCGCATGGTGCTGATCGTGCTGGGTGCCGCCGCGCTGATCGTCGGCGCGCTCTGGCTCGTGCGCTGGTGGACCGTGGGCCGCTTCATCGAAAGCACCGACGACGCGTATTTGCAGGCCGACAGTGTGACGGTCGCGCCGAAAGTGGCGGGTTATGTCACGAAGGTATTCGTCGGCGATAACCAGGTCGTCAAGCCCGGCGATCCGCTGGTGCAGCTCGACGCGCGCCAGTATCAGGTCGCGCTGGACCAGGCGCTCGCCACGATCGATGCACGCAAGGCCGACATCGCACGCGCGCAGGCCGACATCAAGCAGCAGCAAGCCAACATCGCGCAGGCGCTCGCGCAGCAGCAGGTCTCGCGCGTGAGCGCGCGGCATGCGAGCGATGAGGTGCGTCGTTACGCGCCGCTTATCGCCACGGGCGCCGAAACCAGCGAACGGCTGTCGGAGCTGACGAGCAGCCGCGATCAGGCCAACGCCACGCTCGCCGCGAATGCGGCGGCCGTCGATGCGGCGCGCTCGCAGGTCGCATCGCTCACCGCGCAGCTTGCGCAGGCCAAGGCGCAACTCGAAGCGGCGCAAGCCAGCGCGGCGCAATCGCAGCTCGACCTCGACAACACGACGGTGCGCAGCGCGCTAGGCGGCAAGATCGGAGATCGCACCGTGCGCGTGGGCCAATACATGCAGCCGGGCACGCGGATGCTGACAGTCGTGCCCGTGCAGAACACCTATCTCGTGGCCAATTTCAAGGAAACGCAGGTGGGCCGCATGCGTATCGGCCAGCCGGTGGACATGCATGTCGATGCCTTGCCTGGCCACGATCTGCATGGTGTGGTCGACAGCTTTTCTCCGGGCACGGGCTCGCAATTCGCCTTGCTGCCGCCCGAGAACGCGACCGGCAACTTCACGAAGATCGTGCAACGCGTGCCGGTGCGGATTCGTATCGAGACGGGCCCGGAAACGCGTAGCGTGCTGTTGCCGGGGCTCTCGGTGACGGTCGACGTCGACACGCGTTCCGCGCGCGATCGCGATGCGCGCATCGATGCAGAGAACCAACGTGGCTAATTCATCCGCGCCGGCGCCCGGCGCCGCTTCTCATGCATCGCATGCTCCGCACT
The genomic region above belongs to Paraburkholderia edwinii and contains:
- a CDS encoding DinB family protein: MTCQPYSQLIAIKCWADRGLCDVLSEQFDRLGKDDAILMLRILDHIHVVDRIFQHHLQGLPHGFQAPRSDTLPELEPLARSMKEVDEWYASYVDSLAREDFEQPVDFLFTSGKPAHMRRGEIVLHVCLHGAYHRGNAGAVLQLKGITPSRDAITDFLEEAA
- a CDS encoding TetR/AcrR family transcriptional regulator, with product MARKPPTKPRKHATQQRSRATVDALIEATARILVTDGFDKASTNRIAGKAGVSVGSLYQYFPGKEALVAAVVERHGNELTQVVRRALTDVAALPMEQAVRKLIAAAIEAHRIDPTLHRVLSEQMPRTGKSESMEMLSSETYALFRAYLDAHRDEFRQVDLELAAFVCVTSIEALTHSAVLHHSEQLTDEAFEVLVDEATRLIVRYLQ
- a CDS encoding HlyD family secretion protein, with protein sequence MVLIVLGAAALIVGALWLVRWWTVGRFIESTDDAYLQADSVTVAPKVAGYVTKVFVGDNQVVKPGDPLVQLDARQYQVALDQALATIDARKADIARAQADIKQQQANIAQALAQQQVSRVSARHASDEVRRYAPLIATGAETSERLSELTSSRDQANATLAANAAAVDAARSQVASLTAQLAQAKAQLEAAQASAAQSQLDLDNTTVRSALGGKIGDRTVRVGQYMQPGTRMLTVVPVQNTYLVANFKETQVGRMRIGQPVDMHVDALPGHDLHGVVDSFSPGTGSQFALLPPENATGNFTKIVQRVPVRIRIETGPETRSVLLPGLSVTVDVDTRSARDRDARIDAENQRG
- a CDS encoding CerR family C-terminal domain-containing protein translates to MNPAKKLRRSPDGGYARGDETRHRIIDAAVELFGEYGFDGASTRDIAARAGVNAPALQYYFENKEGVYRACVEALADEAWKTFGPAVEHAQNVLRENADTATLIDAFLRIQEAIADAAFAKTSKPGRRMFFAREQAGYEPESASEILVCKIRDPLNQACAALIARISGLAADDPVTAIRSFSLNGQMVIFHVAHRSTLASLRWKSIDAEKAQLLKATIRDQTRTLLEQWSIERDKARKATVSPSAAKARPRK